Part of the Lebetimonas natsushimae genome is shown below.
TTCACCAATGGAACTTCTTAATTTTTTACTTTTTACAGAAAAACAATTTGGCAGAAAGAGAAGTTTTAAAAATGCACCAAGAACCTTAGATTTAGATATAATTATATTTAATGAAGTAAAAATGAATTTAAAAAGGTTAATTTTGCCGCATCCATTTTTTAAAGAAAGAGATTCAGTTTTGATTCCATTAATATTAAAGGATTATTAAATTGAAATTAAAAACATATACGGCTGAAAGTTATACAGAAGCGCTGAATAAAGTAAAAGAAGAAGTCGGAGATGATGCTGTAATTGTATCAAGTAAAGAAATAAAGAAAAAAACACTCACTTCTCCGGGATTGTATGAAATTGTAGTTGCTGTGGAGGAAGAAAATATAAAACCCAGAAAACCTATGAGTGATAAAAAACATGTTGAAGAGGTAATGCTTAAACTTTCAAATGCGGCAAAAGAGATTTCTTCCACAATAGAACCCAAAAAGGAGATAATTAATAAAAATAATTTAAATCCTGCAAAAAATGATGAAATTGTTGAATTAAAAAAAGAAATAGCAAAAATAAGTGACACCTTAAAATTTTTGCAGGCTAGCATGTGGGAGATAGCCAATAAAAATGAATTGGAACTGCCTCCTGAATTTAGTGAAATATATGCTCTTTCACGTGCGAGTGGAATGGATGAGAAACATTTGGATGAAATTATGAAACTGACCATTAAATATATGCCTCTTAAAATGAGAAAAAATTCACAGACGATAAAAAGATATTTTTATACCCTTCTTAAAAAAATGATACCTATTAGGATTGAGCGTGAAATTACCTCACCGCATAAAAAAATAATGATGTTTGTAGGGCCTACGGGGGTAGGAAAAACTACAACGATTGCAAAACTTGCCGCCCGTTATGCCTATAAACTTTCTCGCAGACATAAAGTAGGCATTATTACTCTCGATACTTATAGGATTGGAGCTGTTGAACAGTTGATGACGTATGCTAAAATGATGAGACTTCCAATAGAAACAGTGGTGGATCCCAGTGATTTTTCTGTTGCTCTTAACAGCCTAAGGCATAATGAATACATATTGATTGATACTGTAGGAAGCTCTCAGCATGATAAGGAAAAAATTGAAAAACTTTCACAGTTTTTAAAAGTTGACACATTTGCAGAAATTAATATAAATCTGGTTCTCTCAGCTGTAACAAAATATGAAGATTTAATGGATATTTATAAAAATTTTTCCATTTTACCTATTGATACGTTTGTGTTTACTAAACTTGATGAAACTAAAAATTACGGTAATATATTTTCTTTACTGCTTGAGACTAAAAAGCCTGTCAGTTATTTTTCAATAGGCCAGGAAGTTCCGGATGATTTAATAGAGGCGGGGGCGGATTATTTATTAAAAGGTATCCTACACAAGGAGATTCATTGAAAACCCAGGCAGATAAATTAAAGGAACTCGTTAAAACTGAAACAACTAAATCAAAAAACATCCATTTTATTGCTATTACCAGCGGTAAAGGTGGAGTTGGTAAAACGACAATAACGGCCAATTTAGGGTATGCCCTCCATAAACTCGGTTTTAAGGTAGCGCTTTTTGATGCTGATATCGGTCTTGCCAATCTTGATGTAATATTAAAAGTAAAAACAGATAAAAATATTTATAATGTATTAAAAAACGAATGTAGTTTGAAAGATATTTTAGTGGAGATAGAAAAAGATTTTGTTTTAATACCCGGTAAAAGCGGTGATGAAATAATTGATTTTGCCGATGAAGTGGCTCTTAGTAAATTTTTTTCAGAATTCGATATTTTGGAAGATTATGATTTTTTTATTATAGATACAGGTGCCGGAATAGATAAAAGGGTTCAACTGTTTCTTGAAGCAAGTGATGATATTGTAGTGGTAACGGTCCCGGAACCTGCAGCAATAACTGATGCATATGCAATGGTTAAATTAATAAGTGAAAAAAAAGATAAAGCTTTTATGGTTTTAAATGAAGTAAATTCTGAAAAAGAGGCTTTAAATATATTTTCCAAAATTAACAATGTAGCAAGACAAAACTTAAAGAATGAATTCAGACTTCAAATGATAGGATTTTTGAAAAAAGACAGATTAATTACAAATTCTTCGATAAATAGGGAATTGTTTGTAAAAAAAGACCCTTATTCAGCTTCTGCGGAGCAAATTTTCAATATTGCAAAAAAACTGGCAAAAATTTCGGAACGAAAAGTGCTTGAACCTGAAAATAGAGGAATTAGCAGATTTTTCAAAAAAATATTTTCAGGTTTTTAAAGGGAATTGAATGAGGGCAGAAAATTTTATTTATTTTTCCACTGTTAGCGGTTTTTTTATTTCAATAATTTTTGGAATTTTAAAAGGATTTGATGCTTTTAATTTTCTGTGGTTCGTTTTTATAATCACTTCTATCTTTTATATTATATCTCTTGGCAGTGTCGCTTTTTTTATAAAATATTCTTCTATTTCTAAATTTATATTATTAAATAAACATGAAATTGAAGAAATAGCTGATTCTCAGATAAAAGAGCTTGAAAAAAAAGAAAATGTTATTTATGAAAATTATGAATTTATCAAACAATTTGAAGAAGAAGAATTAAAAATAATAAAGAATAAAAATGTGTAATCCATATGAGCAAACTTTAAAAGAATATAGAAATTCTTTAGCTGTTGATTATATGCCGGCAGTCAAAGCAATGGCTGCAAGGCTCAAAGAAAGACTTCCTAGCAGTATAGATTTTAATGACTTAGTCTCAATTGGATTAGAAGAACTTGTAAAACTTTCCAAAAGATACGATCCAAAACAAAATGATAATTTTTGGGGATATGCCCAAAAAAGAGTATACGGGGCAATGTTAGATTTCTTAAGGAGCCTTGATACAATAAGCAGGGCAGATAGAAAACTTGTAAAAGAAATAGATAAAATAACAGAAGAATATATGGTAACAAACGGGGTTGCTCCTAGTGATGAATATTTAGCTAAAATGCTGGATGAAGATATTGAAAAAATAAAAAAAGCAAAAACTGCGGGAGAAATATATAATGTTATGCCAATTGAAGATCAAATGAATTATTTTGAAAATATTTCTAAAAAAGTGGAAATGGAAGAATTAATTGATATAATTAAAAAAGTTTTAAAACAAATGAACGAAAAAGAGCAGTTAGTTATTCAACTATATTATTTTGAAGAACTTTCTTTAAAGGAAATTAGTGAAATTTTAAATGTGAGTGAAAGTAGAATATCTCAAATTCATTCGAATGCAATAAGAAAAATAAGGAAAATGTTAAATGGCTGAATTACTGTCTCAAGAAGAAATAGACGCACTGCTTGAGGTTGTTCAGGAAGAAAATGTAGCACCTGAGGAGCTTGAAAAAGCTCCCGATATATTAGAACAACGCCAAATTACTCTTTATGATTTTAAAAGACCAAACAGGGTAAGTAAAGAGCAGTTGCGTTCACTCAGGGCAATTCACGATAAAATGGCAAGGGGTCTTGCTAGTGATATTTCGGCCCTTATGAGAAGTATTGTAGAAATCCAGCTGCATTCAGTTGACCAGATGACATACGGTGAATTTTTAATGTCACTGCCAAGCCCTACTTCATTTAATGTATTTTCACTAAAACCTCTTGATGGAAAAGGTGTAATAGAAATTAACCCTTCAATAGTATTTCCAATGATAGACAGACTGTTAGGAGGGGAAGGCGCACCATATGAAACAAACAGGGAGTTTACAGATATTGAATTAAATCTTTTAGATCAAATTTTAAAAGTTATTACTCAAAATATGAAAGAAGCATGGTCTCCTATAATGGAGCTTTTTCCCGTTATTGAAGCAAAAGAATCAAGTCCTAATGTTGTTCAGATTGTTGCACAGAATGAGATAGTAGTAATGGTTGTTATGGAGATTGTAATAGGACACACAAGTGGAATGATGAATATCTGTTATCCTGTAATTTCCATTGAATCACTTCTGCCTAAACTTGCAAACCGGGATTTAATGTTAAGCGGTACAAGCGGCAGAAAAAGTAGAAATAAAGAATTAAGGGCCCTTATCAGAGGAGCTAAAATAGAGCTTGAAGCGGTTCTTGGATATGCACAAATGAGTATGAAAGAAATTATAGATTTAGAAGTGGGAGATATAATAAAATTAGACAGACCCGCAGATGATACTGTGCTTGTAAAAGTTGACGGACGTGAAAAATTTATAGCGGATTTTGGTGTTAAAAGATACAGAAGAAGTATAAAAATTAAAGAAATATTAAGAACTGAACATGATGAAGTTAAAGAAATTTTGGAAAAACTAGAACAGGCAAGGAAAGAAAGAATAGAAAAAATAACTTCTGAAGGATCTGAGGAGAGTAAAAGTGAATAATTTTGTAAATATTTTAATAAATGAAATAAAATCTGTAATAGAAGGTTTAATTGGTTTAGCACCGGAAGTGAGTTTTAAAGAGGAAAAGCAAATTATTGATATAGAACCTCCTTATGCTAAAATAGAATTAACTGCAGATCAAGGCGAAGCAGCGGTTATAATTCCTCCGGAACTTGCCACAGCGCTTGGTGATTTGATGCTGGCTGGTGAGGGTGAGGCCAAAAGTGAAATGAATGAAGACGACTTAGATGCCATAAAAGAAATAGTGTCCAATGTTTTCGGTTCGCTTTCAACGACTCTTGAAGCTCAGGAAGATTTGCCAAAACTTAAATTTCAGATAAAAAATGTTATTTTTATTCAGGAAAAAGAACAGTTAAATTATGCTGATGATATTGTTTTGGAATGTTCAATTAAAGAACAAAAAAAAGATTGTCATATACTTTTGGATAATAATTTATATTCTTTAATCAGCGGCGGATTATTACCAGCTTCAAATGAAACAATGCATAAAGAGAGTAAGGAGCTGCCTGAAGTTAAAAATTTGGAAATGCTGCTTGACATAAAACTTCAGTTAAGAGTTAGAATCGGTACCAAAGTTATGCTTTTAAAAGATGTTGTTTCTATGGATATAGGTTCTATTATAGAACTTAACCAACTTGCCAATGAGCCTCTTGAAATTTTAATTGACGATAAAAAAATAGGTGAAGGTGAAGTTGTTATTGTAGATGGAAACTTTGGAATTCAAATTACCTCAATCGGAACCAAAGAAGAGAGGCTGAATACCCTTAAAAAATAAATATTTGTATATTTTTAAATTGACAAAATCATTTTGTTTTGATATTTTGCGAATAAAAAAAGGAATACAGTGTTTAAATTTAATGAATTTTCTGATATGTGTATTAAATGCGGTAAGTGTATTCCGGGATGTACAATTCACAGGGTAAATCCTGATGAAGCTACATCTCCAAGGGGATTTTTGGATTTATTAAAAGGTGTTGAAGAGGGCGATATTCCTCTTGATAAAAATGCAAAAGATATATTTGAAAGCTGTTTTTTATGCAATCAGTGTGTTGAAATTTGTCCTAATTCCCTGCCTACAGATTTTATGATAGAAAATATAAGAGCGGAAATTGCTAAAAAATATGGTATTGCATGGTGGAAAAGAGCATTTTTTTATCTGCTTAAACACAGATGGGCATATGATTTGGTAAGTAAACTAGGATTTTATTTTCAAACATGCGGATTTAAAATAGAAGAAGAAAAAAAAGCTATGCGCAGTCGTTTTTCACTTCCAATGCTTCATAAAGGAAGACTACTTCCTTATTTTAGACAAAAAACATTTTTAAAAAAATATCCCCAAAGGATTGAAGCTAAAAATCCACAAAAAAGAGTTGCGATATTTATCGGCTGTATGGCTAATTATAACTATACCGAGGTTGGGGATGCATTAATTAAAGTCCTTAAATTTTTAGATATTGATATTTTTATTCCGAAAAAACAGCTATGCTGCGGAGCACCGGCTTATTTTACGGGAGATTTTAAAACAGTAAGAGAGCTTGTGGAATATAATATCACATATTTTGAAAGTTTTATTGATGAGGTTGATGCAATTATAGTACCTGAGGCGACTTGTACTGCAATGCTTAAAAAAGATTATGAAGAATTTATAACATATCATATGCCCGAGTGGCTTGAAAGACATAAAAAAATTAAATCAAAAATATTTGGAACAACCGAATGGCTTTATAAATATACAGATCTAAAAGAAAGACTTGCAAACTTGCCAAGACAAAAAGAAAGAATAACATATCACGATGCCTGCCATTTTGGAAAAGTGTTTAATATTAGAAAAGAGCCAAGAAGTCTGATAACCCAAAATTACCAAATAAATGAAATGGAAGACCCTGATATGTGCTGTGGGTTTGGCGGAATTACAATTCAAAGCGAAAAATTTCATTTGGCAAGAAAAGAAGGGTTAATAAAAGCTGAAATGATTAAAAAAGTGGATGCTGAAATTGTAAGTGCGGAATGCAGCGCCTGCAGAATGCAGATAACCGAACATCTTGATAAAGTAGGGGATAATAAAAAATTTATGCACCCGCTTGAACTGATTGCAAAAGCGATTGATTCAATTGAAAATAGGGAAAATGGATAATTTAATTAATTTTTGGCAGCATGTTTATTCTCATATAAATCCTGTAGCCATAAATTTAGGCCCTTTTCATATACACTGGTATGCCATTATGTATATCACTGCATTGGTATTGGGGTATTATTTGGGGGTTAAATTTGGAGAAAAATTCGGATTTAGCAAAAAAATTATAGATGAATATTTTATATGGACTGAGATTGGAATAATTCTTGGGGCCAGGTTTGGATATATCCTTTTTTATATGCCAAATAACAGTTATTATTTATCCCATCCATGGGAAGCTTTCAATCCTTTTGTAAACGGTAAATTTGTAGGTATTGCAGGTATGAGTTATCATGGAGCTGTAATAGGATTTATTATAGCTACCCTTCTTTTTTATAAAATTAAAAAAGTTGATTTGTGGAAACTGGTTGATGTGGTGGCATTGGCAGTTCCTCTTGCGTATGTTTTTGGAAGAATCGGTAATTTTTTAAATGAGAGAATTGTGGGTAGAATTACCGATATTCCTTGGGGAGTGTACATTGACGGGGCTTTAAGGCATCCTATAGGACTTTATGAAGCTTTTTTTGAAGGGTTTGTTAGTTTTTTAATTATTTATTTTTATTATAAAAAATTTTACAAGTGCAGGGGTGAGTTGATTTCATTATATCTTATAACTTATGGTATTTTTAGAAGTATATGTGAACTTTGGCGCGAGCCTGATCCTCAGCTTGGATTTATTATAAGTAATTTTACAATGGGACAAATACTCAGTCTATTTTTAATAATAGGGGGTATTGGATTATTTTATTATAGGAGGAAAAAATGCAGAAATTAGCAATAGTAGGTGGAGGAATAAGTGGATTAAGTTTAGCTTATTATTTGCAAAATGATTATGAAATTACTGTCTTTGAAAAAGATAAATGGGGTGGAAAAGCTTATACTCAAAAGGTGGATAACTATCTTTTTGAAGAGGGGGTAAATGGATTTTTAAGCAATTCCCCTAAAACATTGGAATTATGTGATGAGATAGGGATAAAGCCTTTAAAAGCAAACGAAAATGCAAAAATAAGGTATATTTATGATGATAAGTTAATTAAACTTCCATCATCCCCTATTGAATTTTTAACAAGCGATATAATGAGTTTGAAAGGTAAAATAAGAATTTTAAAGGAATTTTTTGTAAAACCTGTCTGTGAGAAGGAGGAGAGTGTAAAAGAATTTGCAATTAGAAGATTAGGATATGAGTTTTATGAAAAAATGATGATACCGATGCTGGCTGGCATATACGCTTCAACTCCTGAAATTACTTCAATGAATGCTGCTTTTCCTAAACTTAAAAAAGTAGAATGTGAATATGGAAGCCTTTTTAAAGGAATGATTAAATTAAAAAGAGGGGGAGAACCTACAGGAGAGCTTCATTCATTTGAATATGGAATGAGCGAATTTATAAATAAACTAAAAGAAAAAACAAAAGCTAAATTTATAAATAGAGAAATTAAAGATATAGACGAACTTAAAGATTTTGATAAAGTAGTAATTGCCACTGAGGCTTTTGTTGCTGCTGAAATATTAAAAAAATATGAAAAACTCTCTAATCTCCTTAAACAAATCAAATATAATCCTGTGGCGATTGTAGGGTTGGATTTTGACAGTATTACCCCTAAATCTTTCGGTATTTTAACAATAAGAAATAAAACACTTGGTATTTTAATGGATAAATATATCTTCCCAAACAGAAACGGAATAAGAGTAATGGTGGGAGGAGCCAGATATCCTGAAATTAAAGATATGGATGAAAAAGATATTATTGATATTGCCCTTAAAGATGTATACGAAATAATTAAAAATACAAATCCTAAAATAACCTGGATAAAACTTCATAAAAACGCTATTCCGAATTATTCATTAGGTCACCAAAAATTAGTTGAAGATATTTTCAATGAAGCTGAAAAAAATGATATTTATTTAGTAGGTAATGCATATAATGGGGTTAGTTTCAATGACTGTATTAAAAATTCTTATGAACTTGCTCAAAGGTTGAAAAAATGAAAAGATTTTTTTTAATTTTTTTATTTTTGACTTCACTTTTTTCAGATGGTATTCACTGGATTAAAGATTATAAAAAAGCTTTTGAAATAGCTAAAAAAGAACATAAACTTCTGATGGTTGACATTTCTGTTCACCATTGTCCTCCATGCTGGTATATGGCAAATATTGTATATAAATATAAACCTGTAATTGATTATGTAAATAGAAATTTTGTTCCTATTTTTATATATGCAGATACAGATAAAGTTCCTATTGAATTTTCTATTTATTTTACAGGTGAAGCTCCTAATGTATTGTTGATTACTCCTGATGATAAGCTTTATTATAGAATTTTTGGTTCTAGACCTGCGAAAGTGTTTCTTCAGATTTTAAAACAGTATAATGAAAAATATCAAAAAGGGATATAATGGAAAACTTAGTTTATTCTTTGTTTGATTATTTTGACAAAATGCCTTTTATTGTAAGTTTTATTGCAGGTATTCTTTCTTTTTTATCTCCATGTGTATTGCCACTTGTGCCTATTTATTTTTTTTATATAACAGGAATTAGTGCAAAAGAACTTGAAGAAAGAAATTTAGATAAAAAAGAGAGAATTAAAATATTAATAAATTCTTTACTTTTTATTTTAGGTTTTGGGATTGTTTTTGTACTCATCGGTGCTGCCGCTGCTAATTTAATAGGAAATATCTTTGCAAACAAATGGTTAAATATAATTGCCGGCATAATAATTGTTATTTTTGGTTTAAATATAGGAGGGTTTATCAAATTTAAAATTTTTCAATATGAAAAAAGACTTAATTTACAAAATGCCGGAAGTTTTTTGCTGGGAGTTTCTTTTGCATTTGGATGGACACCTTGTATAGGACCGATATTTGGCACAATTGTAGGGATGGCGGCGACTGAACCTGCAAAATCAGTTATTATGATGATAATTTATTCACTGGGGCTGGCATTTCCTTTTTTATTAATGGCGATTTTTACAGTGTGGAGTATCAAATTTATACAAAAAGCTAAAAAATACATGTATATAATTGAAAAATTTAGCGGAATTTTGTTAATATTAGTAGGAGTTTATTTTATATTTAAAGGTATATAAGGAGCATTTATGGATGCAGTAAAAGAATATTGGAGTGATAAAACATTTTTGCTTGGAATGTTTTTTTGTGTAATAGGAACAATTTTAGGCGCAATCGGTGTTGTGACGCCTGCCGTATTAATTGAGGTAATCGGAATTTTATTAATGATGTATGTAATTTATAAAATAGATAAAAAAAGTGCGACTTCTCATTAATTTTTTTGTTGTTTTGTTTTTAAACGCAAATTCTTTTTCATACTGTATGATGTGTCATAACGGAAAAAAAGAAATAAATTTAAACAGTTTGACAAAAAAGGAAATAAAAGAAAAATTATTTTATTTTAAACATCAAAATAAAGGGTTAATGTCTTCAATTGCAAAAAAATTGACAAAAAAAGATATAAAAAGTATTTTAAAATATTATGGAAAATGATATAATATTATAAAAAAGGAGAAAATATGAAAAAATTATTAATAATTGCTGGAATTGCAGGATTTTTATTTGCAGGTGATAACTGTGCAATGTGTCATAACGGAGGTATGGCTAAAAAACTTGATAATTTCACTCCTGCTCAAATTGAAGCTGCTATGAAAGAATTTAAAGCAGGAAAAGGTAATTCTATGATGGTTAATGTTGCAAAAGGCTTAAGTGACGCAGACATTAAAAGAGTTGCAAAAGAATTTGGTAAAAAATAAAACATTATAAAATCCCAAAACAAATTATTTTTTTGTTTTGGGATAAGTAAATAAAAATTTTAATTTACCAATTAG
Proteins encoded:
- the fliM gene encoding flagellar motor switch protein FliM, with translation MAELLSQEEIDALLEVVQEENVAPEELEKAPDILEQRQITLYDFKRPNRVSKEQLRSLRAIHDKMARGLASDISALMRSIVEIQLHSVDQMTYGEFLMSLPSPTSFNVFSLKPLDGKGVIEINPSIVFPMIDRLLGGEGAPYETNREFTDIELNLLDQILKVITQNMKEAWSPIMELFPVIEAKESSPNVVQIVAQNEIVVMVVMEIVIGHTSGMMNICYPVISIESLLPKLANRDLMLSGTSGRKSRNKELRALIRGAKIELEAVLGYAQMSMKEIIDLEVGDIIKLDRPADDTVLVKVDGREKFIADFGVKRYRRSIKIKEILRTEHDEVKEILEKLEQARKERIEKITSEGSEESKSE
- a CDS encoding P-loop NTPase, coding for MKTQADKLKELVKTETTKSKNIHFIAITSGKGGVGKTTITANLGYALHKLGFKVALFDADIGLANLDVILKVKTDKNIYNVLKNECSLKDILVEIEKDFVLIPGKSGDEIIDFADEVALSKFFSEFDILEDYDFFIIDTGAGIDKRVQLFLEASDDIVVVTVPEPAAITDAYAMVKLISEKKDKAFMVLNEVNSEKEALNIFSKINNVARQNLKNEFRLQMIGFLKKDRLITNSSINRELFVKKDPYSASAEQIFNIAKKLAKISERKVLEPENRGISRFFKKIFSGF
- the fliY gene encoding flagellar motor switch protein FliY, which translates into the protein MNNFVNILINEIKSVIEGLIGLAPEVSFKEEKQIIDIEPPYAKIELTADQGEAAVIIPPELATALGDLMLAGEGEAKSEMNEDDLDAIKEIVSNVFGSLSTTLEAQEDLPKLKFQIKNVIFIQEKEQLNYADDIVLECSIKEQKKDCHILLDNNLYSLISGGLLPASNETMHKESKELPEVKNLEMLLDIKLQLRVRIGTKVMLLKDVVSMDIGSIIELNQLANEPLEILIDDKKIGEGEVVIVDGNFGIQITSIGTKEERLNTLKK
- the hemG gene encoding protoporphyrinogen oxidase, coding for MQKLAIVGGGISGLSLAYYLQNDYEITVFEKDKWGGKAYTQKVDNYLFEEGVNGFLSNSPKTLELCDEIGIKPLKANENAKIRYIYDDKLIKLPSSPIEFLTSDIMSLKGKIRILKEFFVKPVCEKEESVKEFAIRRLGYEFYEKMMIPMLAGIYASTPEITSMNAAFPKLKKVECEYGSLFKGMIKLKRGGEPTGELHSFEYGMSEFINKLKEKTKAKFINREIKDIDELKDFDKVVIATEAFVAAEILKKYEKLSNLLKQIKYNPVAIVGLDFDSITPKSFGILTIRNKTLGILMDKYIFPNRNGIRVMVGGARYPEIKDMDEKDIIDIALKDVYEIIKNTNPKITWIKLHKNAIPNYSLGHQKLVEDIFNEAEKNDIYLVGNAYNGVSFNDCIKNSYELAQRLKK
- a CDS encoding (Fe-S)-binding protein, with translation MFKFNEFSDMCIKCGKCIPGCTIHRVNPDEATSPRGFLDLLKGVEEGDIPLDKNAKDIFESCFLCNQCVEICPNSLPTDFMIENIRAEIAKKYGIAWWKRAFFYLLKHRWAYDLVSKLGFYFQTCGFKIEEEKKAMRSRFSLPMLHKGRLLPYFRQKTFLKKYPQRIEAKNPQKRVAIFIGCMANYNYTEVGDALIKVLKFLDIDIFIPKKQLCCGAPAYFTGDFKTVRELVEYNITYFESFIDEVDAIIVPEATCTAMLKKDYEEFITYHMPEWLERHKKIKSKIFGTTEWLYKYTDLKERLANLPRQKERITYHDACHFGKVFNIRKEPRSLITQNYQINEMEDPDMCCGFGGITIQSEKFHLARKEGLIKAEMIKKVDAEIVSAECSACRMQITEHLDKVGDNKKFMHPLELIAKAIDSIENRENG
- a CDS encoding cytochrome c biogenesis CcdA family protein; amino-acid sequence: MENLVYSLFDYFDKMPFIVSFIAGILSFLSPCVLPLVPIYFFYITGISAKELEERNLDKKERIKILINSLLFILGFGIVFVLIGAAAANLIGNIFANKWLNIIAGIIIVIFGLNIGGFIKFKIFQYEKRLNLQNAGSFLLGVSFAFGWTPCIGPIFGTIVGMAATEPAKSVIMMIIYSLGLAFPFLLMAIFTVWSIKFIQKAKKYMYIIEKFSGILLILVGVYFIFKGI
- the flhF gene encoding flagellar biosynthesis protein FlhF yields the protein MKLKTYTAESYTEALNKVKEEVGDDAVIVSSKEIKKKTLTSPGLYEIVVAVEEENIKPRKPMSDKKHVEEVMLKLSNAAKEISSTIEPKKEIINKNNLNPAKNDEIVELKKEIAKISDTLKFLQASMWEIANKNELELPPEFSEIYALSRASGMDEKHLDEIMKLTIKYMPLKMRKNSQTIKRYFYTLLKKMIPIRIEREITSPHKKIMMFVGPTGVGKTTTIAKLAARYAYKLSRRHKVGIITLDTYRIGAVEQLMTYAKMMRLPIETVVDPSDFSVALNSLRHNEYILIDTVGSSQHDKEKIEKLSQFLKVDTFAEININLVLSAVTKYEDLMDIYKNFSILPIDTFVFTKLDETKNYGNIFSLLLETKKPVSYFSIGQEVPDDLIEAGADYLLKGILHKEIH
- a CDS encoding RNA polymerase sigma factor FliA codes for the protein MCNPYEQTLKEYRNSLAVDYMPAVKAMAARLKERLPSSIDFNDLVSIGLEELVKLSKRYDPKQNDNFWGYAQKRVYGAMLDFLRSLDTISRADRKLVKEIDKITEEYMVTNGVAPSDEYLAKMLDEDIEKIKKAKTAGEIYNVMPIEDQMNYFENISKKVEMEELIDIIKKVLKQMNEKEQLVIQLYYFEELSLKEISEILNVSESRISQIHSNAIRKIRKMLNG
- a CDS encoding thioredoxin family protein, which codes for MKRFFLIFLFLTSLFSDGIHWIKDYKKAFEIAKKEHKLLMVDISVHHCPPCWYMANIVYKYKPVIDYVNRNFVPIFIYADTDKVPIEFSIYFTGEAPNVLLITPDDKLYYRIFGSRPAKVFLQILKQYNEKYQKGI
- the lgt gene encoding prolipoprotein diacylglyceryl transferase — protein: MDNLINFWQHVYSHINPVAINLGPFHIHWYAIMYITALVLGYYLGVKFGEKFGFSKKIIDEYFIWTEIGIILGARFGYILFYMPNNSYYLSHPWEAFNPFVNGKFVGIAGMSYHGAVIGFIIATLLFYKIKKVDLWKLVDVVALAVPLAYVFGRIGNFLNERIVGRITDIPWGVYIDGALRHPIGLYEAFFEGFVSFLIIYFYYKKFYKCRGELISLYLITYGIFRSICELWREPDPQLGFIISNFTMGQILSLFLIIGGIGLFYYRRKKCRN
- a CDS encoding c-type cytochrome, which encodes MKKLLIIAGIAGFLFAGDNCAMCHNGGMAKKLDNFTPAQIEAAMKEFKAGKGNSMMVNVAKGLSDADIKRVAKEFGKK